The Cytobacillus oceanisediminis genomic interval CTTTTATTTCATCTACGGTTTCACCAAGAAAACTGTTTACTGGCAAGTATGCTTTTACAATTACGCCTTCTTCAGGATAATCCTGCGGATTGAGCTGGTAGATTTCACCGAATTGGTCCTTTCTTTCTTTTACAAGTTCTAAAGGATCCTCTATAACAACTCCGCTTGCTCCGGCTTCATGCAAAATATTCGAAATCGGTTCAACAGCTTCATTTGCAGTATGAATACTGATTTCTGACCATTTCACTACTACCAACTCCCATTCCTTTATTCACCTTTAAAGGCTCGTTTTACTTTAGAAAAAAAGCTTTCTTCCTGTTCTCCCTGGGGAACTGTTCCGCTGACTTCAGCAAATTCGCTTAAAAGCTGCTTTTGTTTTTCTGTCAGCTTTGTAGGAGTAATAATGCGTACAATAATATGCTGATCCCCTGTTCCGTATCCTCTTACATTTGGAACACCTTTTCCTTTGAGGCGGAATTTGGTTCCTGTTTGTGTGCCTGATGGGACTTTAAGTTTTACTTTTCCATGGAGTGTCGGAACTTCGATTTCATCGCCAAGGGCTGCTTGCACAAATGTTATAGGCATCTCGCAATAAACGTCATCGCCATCACGTTCAAAGAATTCATGTGAACGAACATGGAAAACAACATAAAGGTCGCCAGGAGGGCCTCCATTTACACCGGGTTCCCCTTGGCCCGCCACGCGGAGCTGCTGGCCATCATCAATGCCCGCAGGAATTTTCACGTGTATCTTCCTGCGTTTCTGCACTTTACCGGTTCCTCGGCAAGTAGTACACTTCTCTTTGATTTCCTTGCCGGTACCATTACAGTAGTGGCAAACCCTTCTATTTACTATCTTGCCAAATGGCGTATTTTGTTCAACATTCAGCTGACCTGACCCATGACAGTGACGGCATGTTTCCGGCTTAGTTCCTGGCTTCGCGCCTGAACCGCTGCAGGTATCACACGTCTCTTCACGCGGAATTTCAATATCGGTCTCTTTGCCAAATACTGCTTCCTCAAAGGATAAGGACATGGTGTACTGCAAGTCTGCACCCTGCCTTGGGGCATTAGGGTCACGCCGGCGGGAGCCTCCACCGAAAAAGGTGCTGAAAATGTCTTCAAATCCTCCAAAACCTTCAAAACCGGCTCCGCCAAAGCCCTGATTAGGGTCCGTATGGCCGAATTGATCATAGTGGGCCTTTTTCTGGTCGTCGCTGAGGACTTCATATGCTTCTTTAACTTCCTTGAACTTCTCGTCTGCATCAGGCTCTTTATTAATATCAGGATGATATTTTTTTGAAAGCTTTCGATAAGCCTTCTTAATTTCATCCTTGGATGCACCTTTGCTGATTCCAAGAACTTCATAGTAATCCCTTTTACTCATGATTACCACTCCCCGATTCATTTCACATAAAGGTTATTGTATCAAAAATAAAAGCCAAAGCCAAGAAAGACCTGACTTTGACTTTAAAGATTCAGAGGTTATTTATCGTCTTTAACTTCTTCGAACTCAGCGTCTACGACATTATCGTCGTCATTTTTACTTTCAGCGCCTTCTGCACCCTGTGCAGCCTGAGCAGCTTGAGCCTGCTCATAAAGCTTCATTGTTAAGGCCTGGACAACCTCCTGCAAAGCATCTTTCTTCGCACGGATCTCATCCAGATCGTTCTTTTCAATTGCAGCCTTTAGGGCATCTTTAGCTTCATTTGCTTTGTTCACTTCATCTTCATCCACTTTGCCTTCAAGATCTTTTAGAGTCTTTTCAGTAGTGAATACAAGCTGATCCGCTTCATTGCGGAGTTCAACTTCTTCTTTGCGCTTCTTATCTGCCTCAGCATTTTCTTCAGCTTCTCTTACCATTTTTTCGATTTCTTCATCAGATAATCCTGTTGATGATTTAATCGTAATGGCCTGCTCTTTATTTGTGCCCAAGTCTTTAGCGCGTACGTTTACGATACCATTTTTGTCAATATCGAATGATACTTCGATTTGAGGCACCCCACGAGGAGCAGGAGGAATATCGCCAAGCTGGAAGCGGCCCAGTGTTTTATTATCTGAAGCCATCGGGCGTTCCCCTTGCAGCACATGGATATCAACAGCTGACTGGTTATCAGCAGCAGTTGAGAACACTTGGGATTTTGATGTTGGGATGGTTGTATTGCGTTCAATCAGCTTAGTGAACACTCCGCCCATTGTTTCAATTCCAAGAGACAAAGGAGTTACGTCCAGCAGGACAACATCCTTAACGTCACCTGTAATTACACCGCCCTGAATGGCTGCACCCATTGCTACAACTTCATCAGGGTTAACTCCTCTATGTGGTTCTTTTCCTGTTTCTTTCTTGATTGCTTCCTGTACGGCAGGAATACGAGTTGAACCTCCGACAAGGATAACTTTATCAAGTTCTGAAGGAGTCAATCCAGCATCCTTTAACGCCTGGCGTGTAGGTCCCATTGTGCGTTCAACAAGGTCTGCAGACAGCTCTTCAAATTTAGCTCTTGAAAGTGTCACTTCAAGGTGTAAAGGGCCTGCTTCCCCAGCCGTGATAAACGGAAGCGAGATTTGCGTTGAAGTAACACCTGAAAGATCTTTTTTCGCTTTTTCAGCGGCATCTTTTAAACGCTGAAGAGCCATTTTATCTTTAGCAAGATCAATGCCATTCTCTTTTTTGAATTGATCAACCAGGTAATCAATAATTACTTGGTCAAAATCATCTCCGCCAAGACGGTTATCCCCTGCAGTGGATTTCACTTCAAATACTCCATCGCCAAGTTCAAGGATAGACACGTCAAAAGTACCGCCGCCAAGGTCATAAACAAGAATTGTCTGGTCTTCATCCATTTTATCAAGACCATATGCTAAAGCAGCAGCTGTAGGTTCGTTGATGATTCGTTCAACTTCCAGGCCGGCAATTCTGCCCGCATCCTTTGTAGCCTGACGCTCAGCATCGTTGAAATATGCTGGAACTGTGATTACTGCTTTAGTAACACTCTCGCCAAGATAGTCTTCTGCATAAGATTTCAAATATTGAAGAATAATAGCAGAAACCTCTTGAGGCGAGTATTCTTTTCCTTCAATTTCAGTTTTATGATCCGTACCCATGTGGCGTTTAATGGAAATGATGGTGTTCGGGTTTGTAATAGACTGGCGCTTTGCCACCTCACCGACCTGGCGCTCGCCGTTTTTAAACGCAACAACTGAAGGTGTTGTACGGTTGCCTTCCGGATTTGGAATTACTTTTGGTTCGCCGCCTTCAAGGACAGCGACACATGAGTTTGTTGTACCTAAATCGATTCCGATAATTTTGCTCATGTTCTTTACCTCCCCAAATATGTAGTTATTGATTTACTTTAACCATTGATGGACGAATGACTCTGTCCTTTAACTTGTAGCCTTTTTGGAACTCTTCAACCACGATATTGGAATCAAAATTCTCATCTTCCACCTGCATCACAGCCTGGTGTAAATGAGGATCGAATTCTTTCCCAACTGCTTCAATCTGCTCTGCGCCTTCTTTTTTAATAGCCTCCAGCAAGCTTCGGTAAACCATTTCCATCCCTTGAAGGATAGATTTAGCCTGTTCATTTTCAGCTTCCATCTGAAGTGCTCTCTCAAAATTGTCAATTGCAGGCAGCAAATCGGAGATTAAGCTCTGTGCTCTATATTTTTCAGACGCTTCAAGGTCAAGCCTCGCACGGCGCCGGGAATTTTCAAAATCAGCCTGAAGGCGGTAGATGCGATTTTCTTCCTCTTCCAGCTTGCCTTCCAATTCAGCAATTTTCGCTTTCGCTGCAGTAAGCTCTGCATCATTGCTTCTCTCATCAGTACCAGCTTCTGCTTCTGCCTCCGCAAATACCTCTTCAATAGGAGCCTCATTTTCAGTTCCTTCAGGTTCGTTGGTTTGTTCATTTAATTCTTGGTTTAGTGTGTCTTTCTCTTCTGCCAACATGTTCACCTCCCTTAAAGAATGGATGTTTCATTAGAAAAGCGGAAGCGCCTTGCTCACGAATGAACGCAGACTAAGAACGCCACGTCCTGTGGCAACGTCTGCATGACCTACATCCTGTGGGCCTCAAGCACAAGACGAGCCTCCCTGAAAGGCGTTCTTTGCCTTTTGGGGAGGATTGGCTTGTGACCTCGAGGGGGTAGGCGCTGGAGCTAGACAGATTCCTAACTTCAGTAAAACTAAAAAACCATAAGGAAAGGAGTGGAAAGGTATTTCCACCCTTAATCAATATCTCCACCATCATCTGTTTTGATACAGTTTAGATAAAACAGCTGATAGGTCTGCACTGATATAGTTTAATAAGCTAATGACTCTTGAATATTCCATTCTGGTCGGCCCCAGAATGGCGATTGTACCGAGCTGTTCGGTGCCGATTGAATAGCTTGCTGTTATCAGACTGCAGTTTTCCATTGCTGAATTATTATTTTCCCGGCCGATTTTTATATTGATCCCTGATTTGTTTTTACGGATTAAATCATATATGCCTTCTTCCTGCTCGATCATATTCATAAGGTTTTTAACCTTTTCAATATCATGAAACTCGGGCTGGCTGAGCATATTTGTTTTACCGCCAAAGAAAAGCTTATCATAGGCCGGTATCTTGATTGTGTCGGCGATTGAATTCAGCATTAGATCATAATTATTGATATGATGCCTTAAAAGAACGGCAACCTCTTTATATAACTTATTGTTCAGACTTTCCAATGGTGCACCGGCAAGTCGGTCATTAAGGATATTGACTATCTTCTCCAAATCACCAGCATCAATGTTTTCCGGCAAGTGGAACATCCTGTTCTCCACATGGCCTGTATCTGTGACAATAATTGCTATCGCTGTTTCTTTATTCAAGGGAACGATCTGAATTTTCTTCAGCTTGTTATCCCTTACTGCAGGCCCGAGGACAATGGATGTATAATTTGTCAGCTCAGATAGAATTTTTGCCGATTTTTGAACGATTTTCTCCAGCTCATAGAGTCTTTCCGCAAAGATTGATTGTACTTTGTGGATATCATGCTGATTTAATTTTTGCGGGGATAAAAGGTGATCCACGTAGTAGCGGTACCCTTTTTCAGATGGAATCCTCCCCGATGAGGTGTGTGTTTTTTCAATAAACCCAAGTTCCTCTAAATCAGCCATCTCATTTCTGATCGTTGCGGAACTAAAAGAAATTTCATCTTTTTTCGACAAGGTTCTCGACCCGACAGGCTGTGCAGTTTGAATAAAATCATCAACAATTACTTGAAAAATTAATAATTGACGATCTGTTAACACAGTTATCACCTCTGTTAGCACTCTTTGTTCCTGAGTGCTAATTCTACTAATAAATTATCAAATCAAACGTGCAGTGTCAATAATTTGGCTTTCTTTTTTCCCGGCGCAATACCCATGCCTGATTACCCTATAAAGGACTGAAATACTTCATTTCCAAGAAAACGTCCTCGCCTTGTCAATTTAATATGCTCTTCCCCTGCAATAATTAATTCTTTTTCGGTATGCTGTTTAATTTGGACTTCAAACAGCTCCAGGGGATCTTTGCCAAATTTCTCTTTAAAGCGACTTATTGAGACACCTTCCGTTTTTCTCAGTCCAAGAAACATTTCCTCTTCCATCTGTTCATCCAAGGGCACTTTATGTTCTTCCAGGATCGGAAGCTGGCCGTTTTCAATAGGCTCCATATATTTTTTCAGGGGTCCGTGATTTGAACGGCGAAGCCCTTTTACATAGCCATGTGCACCAGCTCCAAAGCCGAAGTACCATTCATTATCCCAATAAGTGAGGTTATGCCGGCTCTCAAAGCCTGGTTTTGCAAAATTGCTGATTTCATATTGCGTAAAGCCATGTTTGTCCATTTGTTCCATTAATAATTCATACATCTCAGCTTCCACATCTTCTCCAGGAGCAGGCAGCTTTCCTTTCCTCATCAGATTATAGAATACCGTTTTGGGTTCAATGATCAGCGAATAGCCGGAATAATGGACAATATCCAGGGTGAATGATGTTTCGAGTGTATCTTGAAAATCCTGAAGTGTCTGACCCGGAAGACTGTATATAAGATCGATACTGATGTTATCGAAACCGACTTTCTTTGCAGCTTCAATTGATTGAAAAACGTCTTTTGCTCTGTGTGACCTTCCAATTCTTTTTAAGAGTTCATCGTTGAAGGTCTGAACGCCAAAGCTGAGCCGGTTGACTCCAGCATCATGCAATATTTGTAGTTTTTCTTTAGAGAGATCTCCAGGGTTAGCTTCGAAGGTATATTCTGTGAAAGAGTCATAGGGAAGCTGCCGTTTGATTGTGCCGCAAAGCTGTTCAAGCTGTTTCTCGTTTAGCGCAGTTGGCGTACCGCCTCCGACAAAGATGGAGTCTAGACGGGATGCAGGTGTTTCTTTCAAAGCAAGTTTCATCTCTTTGTCAAGAGAGTCCAGGTATTCTCCAACTGGCTGGTTCTTCAAGAACACTTTATTAAAATCACAATAATGACAAATATGTTCACAAAATGGGATGTGTATATAAGCTGCTTTAATCATTTATTTCACTACTTTCATCATTCAATCAACGTTCATAAACAACTGATTCCTAAATAAAAAGAGGCTAGTGCTGTTATTATTATGACAGCATATCTAACCTCTTAAAACAAATCAAATATTTTACTTTTTAGGGCTGTTATCGTCCATCTTCAGAACTGCCATGAAAGCTTCCTGCGGAACTTCAACCGAACCAACCTGCTTCATCCGCTTTTTACCTTCTTTCTGCTTCTCCAATAGCTTGCGCTTACGGGAGATGTCACCGCCGTAACATTTCGCCAATACATTTTTGCGAATGGCTTTAATGGTTGAGCGGGCTACAATTTTCTGGCCGATCGCCGCTTGAATAGGAACCTCAAACTGCTGACGGGGAATCAGCTCTTTTAACTTCTCAACGATTACTTTTCCTCTTTCATAAGCAAAATCCTTATGAACGATGAAGCTCAATGCGTCTACTTTTTCTGTATTTAACAGAATATCCATCTTAACAAGTTTTGATGGCTTGTACCCAATTAATTCATAATCAAAAGAAGCATATCCTTTTGTATTGGATTTCAGCTGATCAAAGAAATCATAAACAATCTCCGATAAAGGAATTTCATATATAATGTTTACTCTGGTTTCATCCATGTATTGCATATCAATAAAGATGCCGCGTTTTTGCTGGCAAAGTTCCATAATGGCTCCCACATAATCATTCGGCGCCATCATTGTAGCTTTTACATAAGGCTCTTCAACACGGTCAATCTTTTGAGGATCAGGCATATTGGATGGGTTATCTACTTTAACTTCTGTACCATCAGTCAGGATAACATCATAGATAACACTTGGTGCTGTTGTAATCAAATCAATTTTGAATTCGCGCTCAATGCGCTCCTGAATGATTTCCATGTGAAGCAATCCAAGGAAGCCGCAGCGGAATCCAAAGCCAAGCGCCTGTGAAGTTTCCGGTTCGAACTGAAGGGCAGAGTCATTAAGCTCAAGCTTTTCAAGAGCTTCCCGCAAATCATTAAATTTGGCGCTATCAATTGGATATAAACCGCAATAAACCATTGGATTTAA includes:
- the dnaJ gene encoding molecular chaperone DnaJ, which translates into the protein MSKRDYYEVLGISKGASKDEIKKAYRKLSKKYHPDINKEPDADEKFKEVKEAYEVLSDDQKKAHYDQFGHTDPNQGFGGAGFEGFGGFEDIFSTFFGGGSRRRDPNAPRQGADLQYTMSLSFEEAVFGKETDIEIPREETCDTCSGSGAKPGTKPETCRHCHGSGQLNVEQNTPFGKIVNRRVCHYCNGTGKEIKEKCTTCRGTGKVQKRRKIHVKIPAGIDDGQQLRVAGQGEPGVNGGPPGDLYVVFHVRSHEFFERDGDDVYCEMPITFVQAALGDEIEVPTLHGKVKLKVPSGTQTGTKFRLKGKGVPNVRGYGTGDQHIIVRIITPTKLTEKQKQLLSEFAEVSGTVPQGEQEESFFSKVKRAFKGE
- the dnaK gene encoding molecular chaperone DnaK; the encoded protein is MSKIIGIDLGTTNSCVAVLEGGEPKVIPNPEGNRTTPSVVAFKNGERQVGEVAKRQSITNPNTIISIKRHMGTDHKTEIEGKEYSPQEVSAIILQYLKSYAEDYLGESVTKAVITVPAYFNDAERQATKDAGRIAGLEVERIINEPTAAALAYGLDKMDEDQTILVYDLGGGTFDVSILELGDGVFEVKSTAGDNRLGGDDFDQVIIDYLVDQFKKENGIDLAKDKMALQRLKDAAEKAKKDLSGVTSTQISLPFITAGEAGPLHLEVTLSRAKFEELSADLVERTMGPTRQALKDAGLTPSELDKVILVGGSTRIPAVQEAIKKETGKEPHRGVNPDEVVAMGAAIQGGVITGDVKDVVLLDVTPLSLGIETMGGVFTKLIERNTTIPTSKSQVFSTAADNQSAVDIHVLQGERPMASDNKTLGRFQLGDIPPAPRGVPQIEVSFDIDKNGIVNVRAKDLGTNKEQAITIKSSTGLSDEEIEKMVREAEENAEADKKRKEEVELRNEADQLVFTTEKTLKDLEGKVDEDEVNKANEAKDALKAAIEKNDLDEIRAKKDALQEVVQALTMKLYEQAQAAQAAQGAEGAESKNDDDNVVDAEFEEVKDDK
- the grpE gene encoding nucleotide exchange factor GrpE, encoding MLAEEKDTLNQELNEQTNEPEGTENEAPIEEVFAEAEAEAGTDERSNDAELTAAKAKIAELEGKLEEEENRIYRLQADFENSRRRARLDLEASEKYRAQSLISDLLPAIDNFERALQMEAENEQAKSILQGMEMVYRSLLEAIKKEGAEQIEAVGKEFDPHLHQAVMQVEDENFDSNIVVEEFQKGYKLKDRVIRPSMVKVNQ
- the hrcA gene encoding heat-inducible transcriptional repressor HrcA, translated to MLTDRQLLIFQVIVDDFIQTAQPVGSRTLSKKDEISFSSATIRNEMADLEELGFIEKTHTSSGRIPSEKGYRYYVDHLLSPQKLNQHDIHKVQSIFAERLYELEKIVQKSAKILSELTNYTSIVLGPAVRDNKLKKIQIVPLNKETAIAIIVTDTGHVENRMFHLPENIDAGDLEKIVNILNDRLAGAPLESLNNKLYKEVAVLLRHHINNYDLMLNSIADTIKIPAYDKLFFGGKTNMLSQPEFHDIEKVKNLMNMIEQEEGIYDLIRKNKSGINIKIGRENNNSAMENCSLITASYSIGTEQLGTIAILGPTRMEYSRVISLLNYISADLSAVLSKLYQNR
- the hemW gene encoding radical SAM family heme chaperone HemW codes for the protein MIKAAYIHIPFCEHICHYCDFNKVFLKNQPVGEYLDSLDKEMKLALKETPASRLDSIFVGGGTPTALNEKQLEQLCGTIKRQLPYDSFTEYTFEANPGDLSKEKLQILHDAGVNRLSFGVQTFNDELLKRIGRSHRAKDVFQSIEAAKKVGFDNISIDLIYSLPGQTLQDFQDTLETSFTLDIVHYSGYSLIIEPKTVFYNLMRKGKLPAPGEDVEAEMYELLMEQMDKHGFTQYEISNFAKPGFESRHNLTYWDNEWYFGFGAGAHGYVKGLRRSNHGPLKKYMEPIENGQLPILEEHKVPLDEQMEEEMFLGLRKTEGVSISRFKEKFGKDPLELFEVQIKQHTEKELIIAGEEHIKLTRRGRFLGNEVFQSFIG
- the lepA gene encoding translation elongation factor 4, which translates into the protein MNREDRLKRQEKIRNFSIIAHIDHGKSTLADRILEKTNALTSREMKDQLLDSMDLERERGITIKLNSVQLKYKAKDGEIYTFHLIDTPGHVDFTYEVSRSLAACEGAILVVDAAQGIEAQTLANVYLALDNDLEILPIINKIDLPSADPERVRNEIEEVIGLDASEAVLASAKAGIGIEEILEQVVEKVPAPVGEPDAPLKALIFDSLYDAYRGVVAYIRVVDGTVKVGDKIKMMATGKEFEVTEVGVFTPKSTPMPELSVGDVGFLTAAIKNVGDTRVGDTITSAKNGATEALPGYRKLNPMVYCGLYPIDSAKFNDLREALEKLELNDSALQFEPETSQALGFGFRCGFLGLLHMEIIQERIEREFKIDLITTAPSVIYDVILTDGTEVKVDNPSNMPDPQKIDRVEEPYVKATMMAPNDYVGAIMELCQQKRGIFIDMQYMDETRVNIIYEIPLSEIVYDFFDQLKSNTKGYASFDYELIGYKPSKLVKMDILLNTEKVDALSFIVHKDFAYERGKVIVEKLKELIPRQQFEVPIQAAIGQKIVARSTIKAIRKNVLAKCYGGDISRKRKLLEKQKEGKKRMKQVGSVEVPQEAFMAVLKMDDNSPKK